Proteins co-encoded in one Ictalurus punctatus breed USDA103 chromosome 18, Coco_2.0, whole genome shotgun sequence genomic window:
- the cbr1l gene encoding carbonyl reductase 1-like produces MSTKVAVVTGSNKGIGLAIVKGLCKAGYSGDVLLTARNEALGKKTLELMKAEGFKNVLFHQLDICEQSSSLALGKFLKEKYGGLDVLVNNAGIAYKANAPESFGEQVDVTMRTNFWGTLWVCRALFPLLKTNARVVNVSSFFSKQSLDQCSPELQAKFRRTDMSEEELCLLMREFVTAAQSGAHEAQGWPSTAYGPTKIGVTVLSRIQARVLNETRPGDGILLNACCPGWVRTDMAGPDAPKSPEEGAETPVYLALLPDGAKEPHGQLVWDKAVQEW; encoded by the exons ATGTCTACAAAGGTCGCTGTTGTCACCGGTTCCAACAAAGGCATCGGACTGGCCATAGTGAAAGGACTTTGTAAAGCTGGTTACAGCGGAGACGTTCTTCTCACCGCTCGCAATGAAGCGCTGGGAAAGAAGACACTAGAGCTGATGAAAGCCGAGGGCTTCAAAAATGTCCTCTTCCATCAACTCGACATCTGCGAGCAAAGCAGCAGTCTGGCGCTCGGGAAGTTTCTGAAGGAGAAATACGGAGGCCTGGATGTGCTCGTCAACAACGCTGGAATCGCTTACAAAG CGAATGCCCCAGAGTCTTTTGGGGAACAGGTTGACGTCACCATGCGCACCAATTTTTGGGGAACACTGTGGGTGTGTCGCGCGCTGTTCCCCCTGCTGAAAACTAACGCTCGTGTAGTCAATGTGTCCAGCTTCTTCAGCAAACAGTCTCTGGATCAATGTAGCCCAGAACTCCAGGCAAA GTTTAGAAGAACAGACATGTCAGAGGAGGAGCTCTGCTTACTGATGAGGGAGTTTGTTACTGCTGCACAAAGTGGAGCTCATGAGGCTCAGGGTTGGCCAAGCACTGCTTATGGTCCCACCAAG ATAGGTGTGACTGTTCTTTCAAGGATCCAGGCACGGGTTCTTAATGAAACCAGACCCGGTGATGGCATCCTCCTCAATGCCTGTTGCCCAGGCTGGGTTAGAACAGACATGGCTGGTCCAGATGCCCCCAAAAGCCCAGAGGAAGGAGCGGAAACTCCGGTGTACCTGGCATTGTTGCCAGATGGAGCCAAGGAGCCACATGGACAGTTGGTTTGGGACAAAGCGGTGCAGGAATGGTAG
- the LOC108278581 gene encoding olfactory receptor 51E2-like produces the protein MEFGPSKNFTHTEFYLIGFTSLKEYRRLLFIPFSIMFIFAVSTNFALVFVIMRQRTLHSPMYVLICFIACVDICVSCCVLPRLLFSLASGINVWPRELCLIQMFFVHYACSFQSTILFGMAVDRYFAICMPLRYNNFMSFTNCMIATGIIVIRNMLIITAMVALVGTLRFCSSNVLYHVHCEHQLVVTLASPCEDTTKNYLAGLISFCVPTIDCVGIAFSYITIFFVIFQSASGESHSKAISTCTTHLIVICITYFTSMVAFLAYRIQSGLTSDQRILISLGYLLVPGICNPVIYGIRNKEIRQQFIKLLRLNKVDDF, from the coding sequence ATGGAATTTGGACCATCAAAAAATTTTACCCACACTGAATTCTATCTAATTGGATTTACCTCTCTAAAAGAATACCGAAGACTTCTTTTCATCCCATTTAGCATAATGTTCATCTTTGCAGTCAGCACTAATTTCGCCCTTGTATTTGTCATTATGCGGCAGAGGACACTTCATTCTCCAATGTATGTGCTGATATGTTTCATAGCATGCGTGGATATATGTGTGTCATGCTGTGTTCTCCCACGATTGTTATTTAGTTTAGCATCAGGGATCAATGTTTGGCCTCGAGAATTATGTCTGATCCAGATGTTTTTTGTTCACTATGCCTGCAGTTTTCAGTCCACAATCTTGTTTGGGATGGCTGTAGATCGCTACTTTGCTATATGCATGCCATTACGGTACAACAATTTTATGAGTTTTACTAATTGTATGATTGCTACAGGTATAATTGTAATTCGTAATATGTTAATTATAACAGCCATGGTTGCTTTGGTTGGAACACTTAGATTCTGTTCGTCTAATGTTCTTTATCATGTTCATTGTGAACATCAGCTGGTAGTCACCTTGGCAAGCCCCTGTGAAGACACCACAAAGAACTATTTAGCTGGTCTGATCAGTTTCTGTGTGCCAACTATTGACTGCGTTGGCATTGCATTTTCCTACATTACtatattttttgtgattttccAATCAGCCTCAGGAGAGTCACATAGCAAAGCCATCTCCACTTGTACCACCCACTTGATAGTTATCTGTATTACCTACTTCACCTCCATGGTGGCCTTCCTGGCCTACAGAATCCAGTCAGGCCTTACATCTGACCAACGTATCCTTATTAGTCTTGGATATTTACTTGTCCCTGGTATCTGCAACCCAGTGATCTATGGTATCAGGAATAAAGAAATACGGCAACAGTTCATAAAACTTCTTAGACTAAATAAGGTTGATGATTTCTGA